From Candidatus Manganitrophus morganii, the proteins below share one genomic window:
- a CDS encoding KamA family radical SAM protein: protein MEQWQKDIKESIDDVETLEKMLGVPAEEVREIVEQYPMRITPHVFKLIREKGDSIWKQVVPTAEEDHPDAACDSEDPLHEEKDSPVPNLVHRYPDRVLLVITNQCPIYCRFCTRKRFVGSPGTLTPENLKQVVDYISAHTEIRDIILSGGDPLMVVDMLLERVLKALRAIPHLEIIRIGTRVPGTLPSRITENLCNMLKKYHPLYMNLHFNHPDEITPEVAKACGMLADAGIPLGSQTVLLEGVNDDPEVMKRLMQKLLSIRVKPYYIYQADLVKGTHHFRTRVEKGLKIISALRGHTSGMAVPHYVIDAPGGGGKVAILPQDTLLYLDDDQAIVKNYEEKTFKYPQPNAPKEVNKDAASFWVVPHDTD, encoded by the coding sequence GTGGAGCAGTGGCAGAAAGATATCAAAGAAAGTATCGACGACGTCGAGACGCTGGAGAAGATGTTGGGCGTCCCTGCGGAAGAGGTGCGCGAGATCGTCGAGCAGTACCCAATGCGGATCACGCCGCATGTCTTTAAATTAATCAGAGAGAAGGGGGATTCCATCTGGAAGCAGGTGGTTCCGACCGCCGAGGAAGACCATCCCGACGCCGCCTGCGATTCCGAAGATCCGCTGCACGAGGAGAAAGACAGTCCCGTGCCGAATCTGGTCCATCGCTATCCCGACCGGGTGCTGCTGGTCATCACCAACCAATGCCCGATCTATTGCCGATTTTGCACTCGAAAGCGGTTTGTCGGCTCGCCCGGCACGTTGACGCCGGAGAATCTCAAGCAGGTGGTCGATTACATCTCGGCCCATACCGAAATCCGCGATATCATCCTCTCCGGCGGCGATCCGTTGATGGTGGTCGACATGCTTCTGGAGCGGGTCTTAAAGGCGCTCCGCGCGATTCCGCACCTGGAGATCATCCGGATCGGCACCCGCGTGCCGGGGACCCTTCCCTCCCGGATCACCGAGAACCTCTGCAACATGCTCAAGAAGTACCACCCGCTTTATATGAACCTGCATTTCAATCACCCCGACGAAATTACCCCCGAAGTCGCCAAGGCCTGCGGGATGCTCGCCGATGCCGGGATTCCGCTCGGCAGCCAGACCGTCTTGCTCGAAGGGGTCAATGACGATCCGGAGGTGATGAAACGACTGATGCAGAAGCTCCTCTCGATCCGGGTGAAGCCGTATTATATCTATCAAGCCGACCTGGTGAAGGGGACGCATCACTTCCGGACCCGTGTGGAGAAGGGATTGAAGATCATCTCCGCGCTGCGCGGCCATACTTCCGGGATGGCGGTGCCGCACTATGTGATCGACGCCCCCGGCGGCGGGGGAAAGGTGGCCATTCTCCCCCAGGACACCCTCCTCTACCTTGATGACGACCAGGCGATTGTGAAGAACTACGAGGAGAAGACCTTCAAATACCCCCAGCCGAACGCTCCCAAAGAGGTGAACAAGGACGCGGCGTCATTCTGGGTGGTTCCGCACGATACCGACTAA
- a CDS encoding DUF3467 domain-containing protein, whose amino-acid sequence MSNGQPSQPPVQVQVEIDDATSQGIYTNLALLTHSETEFVMDFIYIQPQAPKAKVRSRVITSPAHAKRFLAALQENIQRYEQRFGTIKVAGEPDKGNPPYQGLYL is encoded by the coding sequence ATGTCGAACGGACAACCATCGCAGCCCCCTGTTCAAGTCCAGGTCGAAATTGACGATGCCACCTCTCAGGGAATCTATACCAACCTCGCCCTCTTGACTCACAGCGAGACCGAGTTCGTCATGGACTTCATCTACATCCAGCCGCAAGCGCCGAAGGCGAAGGTGCGGTCGCGCGTGATTACCAGCCCCGCCCACGCGAAACGGTTCTTAGCCGCCCTTCAAGAAAACATCCAGCGCTACGAGCAGCGCTTCGGTACCATCAAAGTCGCCGGCGAGCCGGACAAAGGCAATCCCCCCTACCAGGGGCTTTATCTCTAA
- a CDS encoding ORF6N domain-containing protein, producing MKTTIPTEVIEQKIYFIRGHKVMLDGDLAKLYGVPTKRLNEQVRRNIKRFPPDFMFQLTADEAKFLRSQNATLKTGRGQHLKYLPYAFTEQGVAMLSSALNSERAIEVNILIMRTFVKLREMIASHKDLVKKLDELEKKYDEQFQVVFEAIRQLMAPPENTNRKIGFK from the coding sequence ATGAAGACAACCATTCCTACGGAAGTCATTGAGCAGAAAATCTATTTTATCCGGGGACATAAGGTGATGCTCGACGGGGATCTTGCCAAACTTTATGGCGTGCCGACAAAAAGATTGAACGAACAAGTTCGCCGAAATATAAAGCGGTTTCCACCCGATTTTATGTTTCAACTTACTGCGGACGAAGCAAAATTTTTAAGGTCGCAAAATGCGACCTTAAAAACAGGACGCGGTCAGCACCTCAAATACCTCCCCTATGCCTTTACAGAACAGGGGGTCGCAATGCTCTCCAGCGCTTTGAACAGCGAGCGGGCTATTGAGGTCAACATTCTCATCATGCGCACCTTCGTCAAACTACGCGAGATGATTGCCTCCCACAAAGATCTGGTGAAAAAACTGGATGAACTCGAAAAGAAATATGATGAGCAATTCCAGGTGGTCTTCGAAGCAATCCGGCAATTGATGGCCCCGCCGGAAAACACAAACCGGAAAATTGGGTTTAAATAA
- the dcd gene encoding dCTP deaminase — translation MIKSDRWIRRMAKEHGMIQPFEEKQVRAGGISYGVSSYGYDIRIANEFKIFTNINNTLVDPKEFDTKSFVDFKGDVCVIPPNSFALGKSVEFFKIPRNVMTICVGKSTYARCGIITNVTPFEPEWEGFVTLEISNTTPLPAKIYANEGIAQVLFFESDEVCEVSYADKKGKYQSQVGITLPKI, via the coding sequence ATGATCAAGAGCGATCGGTGGATTCGGCGGATGGCCAAAGAGCACGGAATGATCCAGCCGTTTGAGGAGAAGCAGGTCCGCGCCGGAGGGATTTCCTACGGTGTTTCTTCGTACGGTTACGATATCCGGATTGCCAACGAGTTTAAAATCTTCACCAACATCAACAACACCCTCGTCGACCCGAAGGAGTTCGATACCAAATCGTTCGTCGACTTCAAAGGGGATGTTTGCGTGATTCCGCCCAACTCTTTTGCGTTAGGTAAAAGTGTCGAGTTTTTCAAGATTCCCAGGAACGTCATGACGATCTGCGTCGGAAAATCGACCTACGCCCGCTGCGGCATCATCACCAACGTCACCCCGTTCGAGCCGGAGTGGGAAGGGTTCGTCACCCTGGAAATTTCCAACACCACCCCGTTGCCGGCGAAGATCTACGCCAACGAGGGGATTGCTCAGGTCCTCTTCTTCGAGTCGGACGAGGTGTGTGAGGTTTCTTACGCCGATAAGAAGGGGAAATATCAATCTCAAGTCGGGATCACGCTTCCCAAGATATAG
- a CDS encoding GspE/PulE family protein, giving the protein MLKAVHEKLGKILVAGGHITEEKLAKALEEQEKRGFKQKQIGSFLVEMGFVSEEDVLKALGVQFNLPIIQLKGIGIDPKVLELIPEAMATRFKIFPLYLNEKDLTIAASDPTQIEVLDVLARQTRCKIQVVLALEKEILAAIESNYSAQKSQMVVESDEAPLSAEELKLLEEAGKEVPIIRMVDDILIQAVQEGVSDIHVEPREDKLSVRFRIDGILKEVRTFSQKQQPAILSRLKILSKLDISERQKCQDGRIKLKIGSKEIDARVSTLPTYYGEKVVLRLLDQKRVRFSLEELGLSPQNLASIRNMITQPYGLILVTGPTGSGKSTTLYACLNVINSEQRNIITVEDPIEYQIPMINQVQVNVKKNVTFANALRAILRQDPNIIMVGEIRDPETGEIATESALTGHLVLSTLHTNDAASAIVRLVEMGIEPYLLAPSLLGIVAQRLARKICLECKTPHTPGKSDLDALGLLDGSVEIAFFRGKGCAECNGTGYKGRIAIYEVLVTDETIRGLIGEQAPLAAIRQQAAQAGFINMRLDGVRKIAKGLTTIEEILRVTRGL; this is encoded by the coding sequence ATGCTGAAGGCCGTTCACGAAAAACTCGGAAAAATTCTTGTCGCCGGAGGACACATTACAGAGGAAAAACTGGCGAAGGCCCTGGAAGAGCAAGAGAAACGCGGCTTCAAGCAGAAGCAGATCGGCTCCTTCTTGGTGGAGATGGGATTCGTTTCGGAGGAAGATGTTCTAAAAGCCCTCGGCGTCCAGTTTAATCTTCCGATCATTCAACTGAAGGGGATCGGGATCGATCCCAAGGTCTTGGAACTTATCCCGGAAGCGATGGCCACCCGATTCAAAATCTTTCCTCTCTACCTCAACGAAAAGGATCTCACCATTGCCGCGAGCGACCCCACTCAGATAGAAGTGCTCGATGTGCTCGCCCGGCAGACCCGTTGCAAGATTCAGGTGGTCTTGGCCCTAGAAAAAGAAATTCTGGCGGCCATCGAATCGAATTACAGCGCGCAAAAGTCACAGATGGTCGTTGAATCGGACGAGGCTCCCCTTTCTGCGGAAGAATTGAAGCTTCTCGAAGAGGCGGGGAAAGAGGTTCCGATCATTCGGATGGTCGACGACATCCTCATCCAAGCCGTTCAAGAAGGGGTCAGCGATATTCATGTAGAGCCGAGGGAGGACAAACTCTCGGTCCGTTTTCGAATCGACGGCATCCTCAAGGAAGTCCGTACGTTCTCTCAAAAGCAGCAACCGGCCATTCTCTCTCGTCTCAAGATCCTCTCCAAATTGGATATCTCCGAACGACAGAAGTGTCAGGACGGACGAATCAAATTGAAAATCGGCTCAAAGGAGATCGACGCGCGGGTCTCCACGCTCCCGACCTACTACGGGGAAAAGGTCGTTCTCCGGCTGCTCGACCAGAAGCGGGTTCGCTTCAGCCTGGAAGAGCTGGGACTTTCCCCGCAGAATCTCGCCTCGATCAGAAATATGATCACCCAGCCCTATGGGCTCATCTTGGTCACCGGCCCGACCGGAAGCGGAAAGAGCACCACCCTCTACGCCTGTCTCAACGTGATTAACTCCGAACAGAGAAACATCATCACCGTTGAAGATCCGATCGAATATCAAATTCCGATGATCAATCAGGTCCAGGTCAACGTTAAGAAGAACGTTACCTTCGCCAACGCGCTTCGAGCCATTCTCAGGCAAGATCCGAACATCATTATGGTCGGTGAAATTCGGGATCCCGAAACGGGCGAAATCGCGACGGAGTCCGCACTGACGGGGCACCTCGTCCTCTCGACCCTTCATACAAACGACGCGGCCAGCGCGATCGTCCGTCTCGTTGAAATGGGAATCGAACCTTATCTTCTCGCCCCCTCTTTATTGGGGATTGTGGCGCAACGATTGGCGAGAAAAATCTGCCTGGAATGCAAAACACCGCATACGCCCGGAAAGAGCGATCTTGATGCGCTTGGACTGCTGGACGGGTCGGTCGAAATCGCATTTTTTCGCGGGAAGGGGTGCGCCGAATGCAACGGGACCGGCTACAAGGGGAGAATTGCCATTTATGAGGTCCTCGTGACAGATGAGACCATTCGCGGGCTTATTGGTGAACAAGCCCCCCTGGCGGCGATTCGCCAACAGGCCGCGCAGGCAGGATTTATCAACATGAGGCTCGACGGAGTGAGAAAGATCGCCAAAGGGTTGACGACGATTGAAGAGATTCTCCGTGTCACGCGGGGTCTCTAA
- a CDS encoding tetratricopeptide repeat protein: MQWHHRINQIFSIGLLLLAVGCGNPEAKSKELYDTAQFEEQQRNFKHARQLYERILKDYPETETAKQAETRLKDIEGK, translated from the coding sequence ATGCAGTGGCATCATCGGATCAATCAAATCTTTTCAATCGGCCTTCTGTTGCTGGCGGTCGGATGCGGCAACCCGGAGGCGAAGAGCAAAGAACTTTACGACACCGCCCAATTCGAAGAGCAGCAGCGGAACTTCAAACATGCGCGGCAGCTTTACGAGCGGATTCTGAAAGACTATCCGGAAACCGAAACGGCCAAGCAGGCCGAAACCCGGTTGAAGGACATCGAAGGGAAGTAA
- a CDS encoding glutathione S-transferase N-terminal domain-containing protein produces MEKMKLYDLDSCPYCRMVRDKLEELGLEYEKIAVPSYRPNRKEVFEVSGQYLVPVLVDGDVVLDDEDEIIAYLEKKYGQQP; encoded by the coding sequence ATGGAAAAAATGAAACTGTATGATCTCGATTCATGTCCTTATTGTCGGATGGTGCGGGATAAATTAGAGGAGCTTGGGCTCGAATACGAGAAGATCGCGGTTCCTTCTTATCGGCCGAACCGGAAGGAGGTCTTCGAGGTCTCAGGGCAATATTTGGTGCCGGTGTTGGTCGATGGCGATGTCGTCCTGGACGACGAGGATGAGATCATCGCCTATCTGGAAAAAAAGTACGGACAGCAGCCCTGA
- a CDS encoding DEAD/DEAH box helicase gives MSLTPFHPIIADWFKEKFGEPTEPQKLGWPPILSGEDTLIAAPTGSGKTLAAFLCAIDRLVRDGIAGRLANEVKVLYVSPLKALSSDVQRNLETPLEEIQKRAVKQWVKLPEIRALVRTGDTPSHERQAMLRKPPHILVTTPESLYLLLTAQKSREILRTVETVIVDEIHAVARDKRGSHLALSLERLEALCNKRPVRIGLSATQRPMEEIARFLIGSKRVDADGHSPCAIVNVGHQRHLDLAIEVPPSELSAVCSNEQWAEVYHRLAALIQQHRSTLVFVNTRRLAERVTHQLADLLGEDAVSSHHGSLSKKIRLKAEQRLKAGELKAVVATASLELGIDIGFIDLVIQVGSPRSIATFLQRVGRSGHALGLTPKGRLFALTRDELIECAALIRAIRHGRLDRIIPPEAPIDILAQQIIAETADREMDEQALFDLSRGAWPYHQLTREKFGAVVQMLSEGFATRLGRSGAYLHHDRVNKKIKARRGARLAAITSGGAIPELADYRVVAEPEKIVVGSVDEDFAVESLSGDVFLLGNTSWRVVHVRGGDVVVTDAHGAPPTIPFWRGEAPARTVELSAALSDLREELSDRVDRPDEAATWLMEEAALDEFGARQMVHYAQAQKAAIGLLPTQRHLLFERFFDESGGMQLVIHSPFGGRINRAWGLALRKRFCRTFDFELQASADDNGIVLSLGPQQSFPLEQIAKMLRAENGREILVQALLAAPMFNTRWRWNANRSLAILRQRNGKRVPPALQRMKSDDLLCAVFPQQMACRENLPGDIPVPDHPLVEQTIVDCLHEAMDLDGWLDLLRSIERGEIEITAADTREPTPFAYQILNASPYAFLDDAPLEERRARAVATRRTLTVESVRDIGRLDPLAIEQVRKEAWPLVRDADELHDALLLMGMIPAVEGIDWSPFFHTLHLSGRAVEARGPDDRRFWIAVEQWPMVHAARPDLTPQTTPIIPDGIRQDGSASEGWVALVRGRLEVVGPATTVQIAHDLGLDPDHVESALGALEAEGFVLRGHFTQDAAETEWCARRLLSRIHRLTLDRLRRQIEPASVETFLQFLLQWHRLLPKTQLHGREGLFSVIEQLQGFEIAASAWERIILPSRVARYNPTWLDELCLNGEVAWGRLTPPASKNGPGKGSATKNNGDEPGRPRQATRNLPISLMAREDLGWLRISSEEIPFLSENAKTVLDALRRQGASFVSDLLTATRLLPTQVDEALWELVAAGLVTGDGFSAVRLLTDPNRTERAALSRRRRGWKRTPRARGSGRWTFLRSALDTIPPEEYVEAWAWQLLQRYGILFRDLMGREEGAPPWYQLLPILRRLEQRGEVRGGRFVLDVGGEQYGLPEAVESLRHLKQHPPEPETVFLSAVDPLNLIGILTPGRRVTAQPSNAVAFHGGAFVGSREGKEIWISEKLQKETARQIERTLTSGRLLAPEEPGEEGEGEMEQIGLLTE, from the coding sequence ATGTCTTTAACCCCCTTTCATCCCATTATTGCCGACTGGTTCAAAGAAAAATTCGGCGAGCCGACCGAACCGCAGAAACTCGGTTGGCCCCCTATTCTCTCGGGCGAAGATACCCTGATCGCGGCGCCGACCGGATCGGGAAAGACGCTGGCAGCCTTTCTCTGCGCCATCGATCGGCTCGTTCGGGACGGGATCGCGGGGCGGCTTGCGAATGAGGTGAAGGTCCTTTATGTTTCCCCGCTCAAAGCGCTCAGCAGCGACGTCCAGCGGAACCTTGAGACGCCGCTGGAGGAGATCCAAAAACGGGCGGTCAAACAGTGGGTCAAGCTGCCGGAGATCCGGGCGCTGGTCCGGACCGGCGATACCCCCTCGCATGAGCGGCAGGCGATGCTCCGGAAGCCGCCGCACATTCTGGTGACGACCCCCGAGTCGCTCTACCTTTTGCTCACGGCGCAAAAAAGCCGCGAGATTCTGAGGACGGTCGAAACGGTCATTGTCGATGAGATCCACGCCGTCGCGCGCGATAAGCGGGGATCTCACCTCGCCCTTTCATTGGAACGGCTGGAAGCGCTCTGCAACAAGCGGCCGGTCCGGATCGGCCTCTCCGCCACGCAGCGGCCGATGGAGGAGATCGCCCGGTTTTTGATCGGTAGCAAACGGGTCGATGCCGATGGACATTCCCCCTGCGCGATTGTCAACGTCGGCCATCAGCGCCACCTCGACCTCGCGATTGAAGTTCCTCCCAGCGAGCTTTCCGCAGTCTGCTCGAACGAGCAGTGGGCCGAGGTCTACCATCGCCTCGCGGCGCTGATCCAGCAGCATCGAAGCACCCTCGTCTTCGTCAACACACGCCGGTTGGCGGAGCGGGTGACCCATCAGCTTGCCGACCTTCTCGGCGAGGATGCGGTCTCGTCCCACCACGGCAGCCTCTCTAAAAAGATTCGGCTCAAAGCCGAGCAGCGCCTCAAAGCGGGGGAGCTGAAAGCGGTTGTCGCGACCGCCTCCCTGGAGCTGGGGATCGACATCGGCTTCATCGATCTGGTCATCCAGGTCGGCTCCCCCCGGTCGATCGCCACCTTTTTGCAGCGGGTGGGGCGCTCCGGCCACGCCCTCGGCCTGACCCCGAAAGGCCGGCTCTTTGCCCTCACGCGGGATGAACTCATTGAATGCGCGGCGCTGATCCGGGCGATCCGCCATGGCCGCCTCGACCGGATCATTCCCCCGGAGGCGCCGATCGATATTTTGGCGCAGCAGATCATCGCCGAGACGGCCGATCGGGAGATGGACGAGCAGGCCCTCTTCGATCTCAGCCGAGGCGCCTGGCCGTATCATCAGCTGACGCGAGAGAAATTCGGCGCAGTCGTTCAGATGTTGAGCGAGGGATTCGCCACCCGGCTCGGCCGGAGCGGGGCGTACCTCCATCATGATCGGGTGAACAAGAAGATCAAGGCCCGGCGCGGGGCCCGCCTGGCGGCGATTACCTCCGGCGGCGCCATTCCGGAGCTCGCCGACTATCGGGTCGTGGCGGAACCGGAGAAAATCGTCGTCGGATCGGTCGATGAAGATTTCGCCGTCGAGAGCCTCTCGGGAGATGTCTTTCTCTTAGGAAACACTTCTTGGCGTGTCGTTCATGTCCGCGGCGGCGATGTCGTCGTCACCGACGCCCATGGCGCCCCTCCGACGATCCCCTTCTGGCGCGGCGAAGCGCCAGCGCGGACGGTGGAGCTGTCGGCGGCGCTTTCCGATCTGCGCGAAGAACTTTCCGACCGGGTCGATCGGCCCGACGAAGCGGCGACCTGGTTGATGGAAGAAGCGGCGCTGGATGAATTCGGCGCCCGCCAGATGGTCCATTACGCCCAGGCACAGAAAGCCGCGATCGGCCTGTTGCCAACCCAGCGGCATCTTCTCTTCGAACGCTTCTTCGATGAATCGGGGGGGATGCAACTCGTCATCCACTCCCCCTTCGGCGGGCGGATCAACCGGGCGTGGGGTTTGGCGCTCCGGAAGCGCTTCTGCCGGACGTTTGACTTTGAGCTGCAGGCGAGCGCCGACGATAACGGGATCGTCCTCTCGCTCGGACCGCAGCAAAGTTTTCCGCTGGAGCAGATCGCCAAGATGCTCCGGGCCGAGAACGGCCGTGAAATTTTGGTACAAGCGCTTCTTGCCGCGCCGATGTTCAACACCCGCTGGCGGTGGAACGCCAACCGCTCGCTCGCGATCCTGCGTCAGCGGAACGGCAAGCGGGTTCCGCCGGCGCTCCAACGGATGAAATCGGACGATCTTCTCTGCGCCGTCTTCCCGCAGCAGATGGCCTGCCGGGAAAACCTGCCGGGAGATATCCCGGTCCCCGATCATCCCCTGGTCGAGCAGACAATCGTCGACTGCCTGCATGAAGCGATGGATCTCGACGGTTGGCTCGATCTGCTTCGGTCGATTGAGCGGGGCGAAATCGAAATCACCGCCGCCGACACGCGCGAGCCGACCCCTTTCGCGTATCAGATTTTGAACGCCAGCCCGTATGCTTTCCTGGATGACGCGCCGCTGGAAGAGCGGCGGGCGCGGGCGGTGGCGACCCGGCGGACGTTGACGGTGGAGTCGGTCCGCGACATCGGCCGGCTCGATCCGCTCGCCATCGAGCAGGTCCGGAAAGAGGCCTGGCCGTTGGTCCGCGACGCCGACGAGCTGCACGATGCGCTCTTACTGATGGGAATGATTCCCGCCGTGGAGGGAATCGATTGGTCCCCCTTCTTCCATACGCTGCATCTCTCCGGCCGCGCAGTGGAGGCGCGCGGTCCGGACGACCGGCGCTTCTGGATCGCCGTCGAGCAGTGGCCGATGGTTCATGCCGCCCGGCCCGATCTGACCCCGCAAACGACGCCGATCATCCCTGACGGGATTCGACAGGATGGGTCGGCCTCCGAAGGTTGGGTGGCGTTGGTACGCGGGCGGCTGGAAGTGGTCGGCCCGGCCACGACGGTGCAGATCGCCCACGACCTTGGATTGGACCCGGATCATGTCGAATCGGCGTTAGGAGCACTGGAGGCGGAAGGGTTTGTCCTGCGAGGCCACTTCACACAAGATGCAGCCGAAACCGAATGGTGTGCGCGGCGCCTGCTCAGTCGGATCCACCGTCTGACGCTCGACCGTCTGCGGCGTCAGATTGAGCCGGCTTCAGTGGAAACCTTCCTCCAATTTCTCCTCCAGTGGCACCGGCTTCTTCCGAAAACGCAGCTGCACGGCCGCGAGGGGCTCTTCTCGGTCATCGAGCAGCTCCAGGGATTTGAGATTGCGGCCAGCGCGTGGGAGCGGATCATCCTCCCCTCCCGGGTCGCCCGCTACAATCCAACCTGGCTCGATGAGCTCTGCTTGAACGGCGAGGTCGCCTGGGGACGGCTGACCCCGCCCGCTTCCAAGAATGGCCCAGGGAAAGGATCGGCCACCAAAAACAACGGCGACGAACCGGGCCGGCCCCGGCAGGCGACGCGAAACCTTCCGATCTCGCTGATGGCGCGGGAAGATCTCGGCTGGCTCAGAATATCATCGGAAGAGATTCCCTTTCTCAGCGAAAATGCGAAGACAGTCCTTGACGCGCTCCGCAGACAAGGGGCCTCGTTCGTCTCCGATCTGCTCACCGCCACCCGTCTCCTCCCGACGCAGGTGGATGAGGCGCTCTGGGAGCTGGTCGCCGCCGGTCTCGTCACCGGCGACGGGTTCTCGGCGGTTCGGTTGTTGACCGATCCGAATCGCACGGAGCGGGCCGCCCTCTCTCGCCGGCGGCGCGGATGGAAGCGGACCCCTCGGGCGCGCGGAAGCGGCCGATGGACCTTCCTCCGCTCTGCTCTCGACACCATTCCACCCGAAGAATATGTTGAGGCGTGGGCCTGGCAGCTCCTTCAAAGATATGGGATTCTCTTCAGGGATCTCATGGGCCGCGAAGAGGGAGCGCCTCCCTGGTATCAACTTCTTCCGATCCTGCGGCGGCTGGAACAACGGGGAGAGGTTCGGGGGGGGCGATTTGTCCTCGATGTCGGCGGGGAGCAGTATGGTCTACCGGAAGCGGTCGAGTCGCTGCGGCATCTGAAACAGCATCCGCCGGAGCCGGAGACGGTCTTCCTCTCCGCGGTCGATCCATTGAACCTGATCGGCATTCTGACCCCGGGCCGGCGGGTGACGGCCCAGCCGTCGAACGCCGTCGCCTTCCACGGCGGCGCCTTCGTCGGATCGCGCGAGGGAAAGGAAATTTGGATCTCCGAAAAGCTCCAGAAAGAGACCGCCCGGCAGATCGAGCGGACCCTGACGTCGGGCCGGTTGTTGGCGCCGGAAGAACCGGGAGAAGAGGGCGAAGGGGAGATGGAACAGATCGGCTTATTGACGGAGTGA
- a CDS encoding peptide chain release factor-like protein has product MRKKPFATDMKTLERETEVSFYKSSGPGGQKKNKTESAVRLHHPPSGVIVIATEQRSQVQNRLAAFRRLQRKLSTLNRVPKPRVKTRPPKAAKEKVLTSKKKLAEKKQLRQSKDIASE; this is encoded by the coding sequence GTGAGGAAGAAGCCGTTTGCGACCGATATGAAGACCCTCGAACGCGAAACCGAGGTCTCGTTTTACAAAAGCAGCGGTCCGGGCGGGCAGAAGAAAAATAAAACTGAATCGGCTGTTCGCCTCCACCATCCTCCCTCCGGAGTGATCGTCATCGCCACCGAGCAGCGCTCTCAAGTCCAGAACCGTCTCGCAGCGTTCCGCCGCCTCCAGCGGAAATTGTCGACGCTGAACCGGGTGCCAAAGCCGAGGGTGAAAACCCGTCCTCCAAAAGCCGCCAAGGAAAAAGTCCTTACCTCCAAGAAAAAACTCGCCGAAAAGAAACAGCTGCGCCAGTCAAAAGACATCGCTTCGGAATAG
- a CDS encoding DNA recombination protein RmuC: MELGIFVLLAVLVVLLLVLLVRSFKPPAQAADAGMLVMQQQVDQLRQQLSETLTANTNQMQQQLSQITTQVNSQLQSVNQQLTSATGQIGTRLDNAARVVGEVKQNLGELTKATQQVYEVGKDISSLQEILRAPKLRGSLGELFLGELLAQVLPPTHFSLQYRFKSNEAVDAVITLGPGLVSVDSKFPLENFKKMIETSVDEEKKSHRKRFLTDVKKHIDAIAAKYILPDEGTYDFALMYIPAENVYYETIIKDESFGDEKSLCSYALTKRVIPVSPNSFYAYLQAIVLGFRGLRIEKSAQEIHQRLQRLSGDFLKFKDDFDVIGKHLSNTRGKYEEASKKLDRLGDRLVTIDHESAETKVLDPKVKVTLPKEELARPALFD; encoded by the coding sequence ATGGAACTGGGGATTTTTGTTCTCCTTGCGGTCTTGGTGGTCCTTCTTCTGGTGCTCCTCGTTCGCTCATTCAAGCCGCCCGCGCAAGCGGCCGATGCCGGAATGCTTGTGATGCAGCAGCAGGTCGATCAGCTGCGCCAGCAGCTTTCGGAAACGCTGACCGCAAATACGAACCAGATGCAGCAGCAGCTTTCACAAATCACGACGCAGGTCAATTCCCAGCTTCAATCGGTCAATCAGCAGCTCACCTCGGCCACCGGCCAGATCGGCACGCGCCTCGATAACGCCGCCCGCGTCGTCGGCGAAGTGAAGCAAAACCTCGGGGAGCTCACCAAAGCGACCCAGCAGGTTTACGAGGTCGGAAAAGATATCTCCTCGCTTCAGGAGATCCTCCGCGCCCCCAAGCTGCGCGGCAGCCTCGGCGAGCTTTTTTTAGGCGAGCTCCTCGCCCAGGTCCTCCCGCCGACCCACTTCTCCCTGCAATATCGCTTTAAAAGCAACGAAGCGGTTGATGCCGTGATCACCCTGGGACCGGGACTGGTGTCTGTCGATTCCAAATTTCCGCTCGAGAACTTCAAGAAGATGATCGAAACCAGCGTTGACGAGGAGAAGAAGTCCCATCGAAAACGCTTTCTCACCGACGTAAAAAAGCACATCGATGCCATCGCCGCGAAATATATCCTTCCGGATGAGGGAACGTACGACTTCGCGCTGATGTATATCCCAGCTGAAAATGTTTATTACGAAACGATCATCAAGGACGAATCGTTCGGCGACGAGAAAAGCCTTTGCAGCTATGCCCTTACAAAGCGGGTGATCCCCGTCTCCCCCAACTCGTTCTATGCTTATCTTCAGGCAATCGTCCTCGGATTCCGCGGGCTGCGGATCGAGAAATCGGCGCAGGAGATCCACCAGCGCCTGCAACGGCTCTCGGGAGACTTTCTTAAATTCAAAGACGATTTCGATGTCATCGGGAAACATCTATCGAACACGCGCGGCAAATACGAAGAGGCCTCCAAGAAACTCGACCGGCTCGGCGACCGCCTCGTCACGATCGACCATGAAAGCGCCGAGACGAAAGTGTTGGACCCAAAAGTAAAAGTCACCCTCCCCAAAGAAGAACTGGCCCGCCCAGCCCTGTTCGATTAA